In the genome of Planctomyces sp. SH-PL62, the window TGCTGGCGGCGGTCGCGGCGGTGGCGGGGCTCTCGGCCGTCCCCCGCCTGCGAGGTCTCGCGCCCGCGGCGCTCGTCGTTCTGACGGGGGCCGACCTGATGCTGCTGGGCCGTCATCGACTGGTCGACGTCGGGCCGCTCCGGCCGCTGGCCGAGCAGAGCCCGGTCCTGGCGAGGCTGGCCGAGGAGCCGAGCGGGACGCGGACGATCGACCCCTTGCGGAACCTGCCGATGGCCGCCGGACTGGCGCCGGTGCAGGCGTATCGGACGCTCGACCTCCCGGCGCTCACGCCGCTCGCCGCCCTGGCGCGAGGCCCGCTCGACGGCGGGCCCGGAGGCGCCCAGGCCCTTCGCGCGATGCGCGCGACCGGCGCGGGGCTGCGGGTGCTCGACCCGACCGAGCCCGTCGTTCGGAGCCCGGACGAGTCGGTCGAGACGATCGCCGACCCGAACCTGGCGCGGTGGCTGTTCGGACGGGACTGGAACCCGGAGCGTCGTCCTTCGGCCGACGCCTTTCGGATCGTGCGGACCAGGGCCGACGCCCCCCGAGCCTGGTCGACGGGCTCGGACGTCCCGGAGGAGTCGAATGGCGACCCCAGGCCGGTCCTCGACGCGATCGACGCGGCGCGGCCGTTGAAGGCCGTCGCGCGGGCGCCGATCGAGTGGGAGATTTCGCTGGAAGGGGTCGAGCGTCCCGGCGCGGTGCTCGTCTCGGTGTTGTACGACCCGCAGTGGCGGGCGGTCGTCGTCGAGGAGGGCCGCCCGGGGGCGCCCGCGAACATCCGACCGGCGTTCCGGGTCGGTAAGGCGGGGGGCGGCTGGATGCGGGTGGCGGTCGATGGGCCGTCGGCGCCGGGGGCCGTCCTGCGTCTGACGTACGACGCGGCCGACGTCCGCCGGGGGCTCGGGGCGTCGGGAGCTTGCTGGGCGGCGTGGTGCTCGGCGATAATCTACGCCATGCGGCGGGAGCGTCGCGGCGCCTCGCTCGCGACGGGTTGAGGCGGGGCGAGACGAAGCCGGGACGGGAAGGGGATCGAGTCGTGGCGGAACCAGTCGGCGTGGCGGTGGTGGGGGCCTCGGGGTACGCGGCCCGCGAGTTGATCCAGATCCTCCTGAAGCATCCGGGCGTCCGGGTGACCGTGGCGACCTCGCGACAGGACGAGTCCCCGAGGCTCGACGCGATCCACCCCAGCCTGGCGAAGCGCATCGACCTGGCCTGCGAGCCCTTCGACGCCGACCGCGTGGCCGAGCGCGCGCAGTTCGCCTTCCTCGCCCTGCCCCACACCGCGAGCATGGCGGTCGTCCCGTCGCTCCGCGAGCGCGGGGTGAAGGTGATCGACCTCAGCGCCGACTACCGGCTGACCGACGCGCAAGTTTACGAGGATTGGTACGGCCACGCCCACACGGACGCCGATGGCCTGAAGTCGGCCGTCTACGGCCTGCCGGAGTTGTTCCGCAGCCAGATCCCGGCGGCGGACCTGATCGCCAACCCCGGCTGCTACACCTCGACGAGCATCCTCGCGCTGGCGCCGCTGGTGGCAGAGGGGCTGATCGAGCGGACGGGCGTGATCATCGACGCCAAGAGCGGCGTCTCAGGCGCGGGGCGGTCGCCCAAGCTGGGGACGCACTTCCCGGAGTGCAACGAGAGCTTCTCCGCGTACAACGTCGGCCGGCACCGCCACACGCCGGAGATCGACCAGATCCTCACCACGGCCGGCGGCGAGGGCGAGGCCGTCGAGGTCATCTTCACGCCCCACCTGGTGCCGATGGACCGGGGCATCTTCGCCACCATCTACGCCAGGCCGATCAAGCCGGCCGTCGAGCACGACCTGCTGGAACTCTACCGCTCGTTCTACGCCGACAGCCCGTTCGTCCGCGTCATCAACCACCTGCCGGCGACGAAGGATTCCGCCTTCACCAACTTCTGCGACATCACCGTCCGCGTGGTTCGGGGCCGGATCGTCGTCCTCGCCTGCCTCGACAACCTCATCAAGGGCGCGTCCGGAGTCGCCGTCCAGAACCTCAACCTGATGCTCGGCGCGCCCGAGACGACGGCCCTCTTCTGACGGAGGGCCGTCGGCGCGAAGGCGATTCCGGTCAGGGAAGGTCGGCGTCGAACTCGATCCGCTGCCCCGGCACGAGGCGGTCGGACTCGATGGTCAGCTTGGGGGTCTCGCCCCCGGCGTCGATCGCGAACGTCCGCGATTCCTTCGGCGGCAGGCCCCGGAGCGAGTCCTTCGCCCGGACCCCGTTCACGGCGGGGAACGCGTCGTGATAGATCGGCGCGATCCCCGTATTCTCGATCGTCACCTCGGCCCGGCTCGCCGAGGCCGCGAATCGGGAGACCCGGAATCGGTAGCCGCAGGCCATCCCCGCCTCTCGGATACGTTCCGGCTTCTGATGGCGCGGCTGGGCGTCGCCGATCATGAACGAGATGTGGAACTTCGCGGCGTGCCGGGAGAACTCCACGCCGTGCGGCCCCGTGGGCGAGAGCGCCTCGCGCTGGTCCTTCGGCTCGTAGAAGCTGAACTCCCCGCCCATCGGCGCGATCTTCCAGCGGTCCCGCCCCAGCCGATCCCAGTTCGGCTCGTTCACCTCGGCGTGGCGGGCGTGGTTGAAGGAGTCGTCGAACAGCCCGAACGGCAAGGCGAGGAGCTTCGGGTCGGAGGCGAACGGGGCGCGATCGGCGGCCGCGTCCACCGAGATCATCCAGGGCGTCCGATGGAACCTCGCGGCCATCCGCTCGGCGAACTCGCGCTGGAAGGCGAGCGAGGGGAACGTCTTGCCCATCTCCATCGGGCCGTCGTAGATGTGGTACTCGGCCCAGAGGCCGAAGCCCACCTCCAGGAAGGCCAGGCGGGGGTCGCGGTCGTACTTCTCGGCGAACCGATCCAGGAATTCCAGCAGGAACCGCCGAAGTTCCGGGTGCGACCAGTCGGGGAACGCGGTGCGCTTCTGCTCGCTGAGGGCCACGGTCTCGCGGTAGTCCGGGAGCAGCCGGACGGAGTCCGGGACGCCCGAGGGTTTGCCGACGTAGGTGTCATGCCAGCGGAGGATCGCCTGATGCTTGCGACCGGCGACCTCGTCCAGCAGCTTCTCGATCGGGGACCAGTCGTACTCCCCCTTCGCGTTCACCACCTCACGATAGGTGACGTAGCGGAATTCCAGCTGGATCGGCGCGGTCTCGACCGCCGCGTTGGTCGACCACAGGACGATCCCGGTCATCGGCTGGACGTCCTGGATCCGGGCGGTCAGGGGGATCGGCCGGAGGTCGTCCGCGAGCACGGCCGTCGCGGCCAGGCCCATCCCGAGCCAGAGGGTTCCCAGCGAGATTCGAGGGCGTATCTTCATGATTGACTCCGTGGCCTGGTTCGAAAGCCCGTCGAAGGATTACGTGAGAATCTAACGGGCCGTCGGCGCCGGCTCAACGAGTAAAGGAACGGTCCCGCTGCGCCGCAGGCGTCCAGAAGCGGGCTCGGCGTCGGCCGCCCGAGGCGAGGGTGCGTCGAACACAGAGAGACCGATCGCTTGCCCGGCGCGATTTCCTGGTTGCTCGATCGCGCCTGCTCGCCTCAGGATTTCCACGACCTCCTTGCTGCCCGTGTGCCGGGCGGCTTCCAGGGCGGAGGTCCCATCCTCCCAGGTCGCGTTCGGATCGGCTCCGGCGGCTAACAAGGATTTGATCCGTCCCACGTCCCCCTCGACCGCAGCGATGAACAGCCGTTCGTCAAGCCAGAAGGCCTGATAGAGATGACGAACGAAGAGCGCCGACAACCCCAAAAAAGCCAGGCAGGACGCGGGCACGATCCAGCGTCGGATCGAGGATCGGAAGAAATAGGCGGCGGCGAGAAGACTCGTGATCGTGAAGCCGACGGCCAGGAGAAACGTCAAAGCCGTGCTACTGATTCCCATGGGGACGGCCTCCGTCGGATCGGTGGTCGTGTTGTGCCAGGACGCGGCAACAAGCCGACAGAGGTTCGCCGGTTCTCAGCAGAGCACCTTTTCCTCTTGCTCGCCTCCCCCCTCAGAGACTCTCGGTCTCGCCGACGCGCCATTTCCCAGCGCGGGCGGAGTCGATCAGATCCAGCAGCCGAATGGGCACGTGCTTTTGAGGTCGCCACGACGTGAAGATCATCCACAGAAGGGTGCATCCCTCGGGGCTTGTGTGTCGTTCCCATCGAAACTCTGAGATGTCAACATTAAACCGTCGGCTGAAGTCGACGATGAACTCGCACACGTCATCACCATAGATCTTGCTTTCGCTAATAAGATCGCAGTTGATTTTTACGGCAGAATTTATCCACGGCATCTGTTCGCCTACGAACGCTCGAACGACTTCTTCAAGATCATCGCATTCTGAATTATTGGGATTGCTCATGTTCGTCGAAGGCAATTTTGCGTAACCGTTCTCGGGGCCTCGCGGACGTGCCGCCGCTTCCGCCGCAGACCTGAGAGACGCTGCGCGGACACCGCAGTATAGGATAGATGAGGAGTCGCCTGGAGGACTACGGACTGATGAGCCGGTCCATTTGGGATTCGTCGCCGAGGGCCGGGTCGGGGAACGTGAACATCGGTTTGGACGATCGGCCGGGCTCCTCGAAGGCCGCCAACGCCGCGCGCCAGTCGGCGAGGGGGAAGGGACGGACGTCGGGGATCGGGGCGAGGCGGAGGAGCGGCCAGAGGCGTTGGAACCAACCCCGCCAGGTCCCGGAGGGCACGGCTTCCAATCGGTCGCGAAGGTGAAACCGGTGCACGGTCGGGCCGGTCGCGATCGGCAGGAAGGGCTCGCCGGACAGCAGGCCGTAGGAGACCAGCGCGGCGTCGCGAGGCATCGCGGCGAGGAGGGTCTCGGCAAGCCGCCCCCCCACGGCGTCGAAGGAGACGTCGGCCTTCGCGGCGACGGCGGCGAGCGTCCGGTCGTCCTGGCGGACCGGCGACAGGCCGAGGGCGGCCAGGGCCTCGGCATGCACCGGCGAGCGATGAACGGCGAACACCTCCGCGGCCCCCGCGGCGACGGCCCAGGCGCCGAGCAGTCGCCCGCAGGTCGAGCCGGCGGCCGTCAGCAGTACGCGGCGGCCGGTGACGGGCCAGCCCTCCAGCATCAGCAGCGCGGCGAGCGGGTTGATGTAGGCCCGCGCCGCGAGCGAGTCGGGGACGTCGTCCGGGACGGGGATGATCGATTCGCGATCGGCCTGGACGAACTGCTGCCAGGTTCCCTCGCCTCGCAACGGCAGGACGCGACGGTTGAGGAGGGCGCGGTCGCCCGCCTCGACGACGATCCCGCAGCCCTCGTAGCCGGCGACCCGAGGCGGGACGACGCGATGCCGGTACGCCCCGGTGATCGGGATCAGGTCGGACGGGTTGATCGGCGCGGCGAGCATTCGGACCCGGACGCGGCAAGGCGTGAGCGGGGCGAGTTCGGCAGCCTCCAGGGCGAGCACGTCGCGGGGTGGGCCGAAGCGTCGATACCAGAGGGCCTGGTTGATCGGCCTGGACGCTGCGTCGCTCAAGCGATCCACGTCTCCGGACCTTCGACGACGATGAATTCCTCGACGTCCTTCCGCAGGACGAATCGCCCGCCGTCGCCCACCGTCTGCCAGCCCGCGCCAACGTCCACGATGTAGTCCGAGCCATCCTGGGACACGATGTTCAGTTCAAGCCCGCAGGGGACGAAGGGATCGAGCAACTGATCGAGCGGTGCCCCGGCGATGTCCTTCTCGGCGAGGAACTTCATGCATAGGAGTCTGTCCTTCTGGCCCGACAGCGTGGTGAGCATCGCGCGGAGGCCCGGCTCGGTGAGCCGTTCCACGAGGTCGGCGAGGTAGGCTAGGAGCTTCCGTTCGCGCTCCTGCGGGGGGCCGTAGTATTCGGTGAGGAGCCGTTCGTCCGGGTCGTCGAAGTTCGATTCCATGACAGGCTCCCACGTCGACGGGGAAAGCGAAACGGCCGGGACGCTTCAGGCTGTGGAGCCCGGCGTCCCGGCCGTTGGTGGAATCCGAGTGGACCGTCGGTCGAATCGGAGTCGGATCAGATCACCTGGTCGCCGCCGGCGGACGTCTGCGGTCCCTTCTGCATGTGGAGGCGGCCGATGGTGGATTCGATGATCCGGAAGATCTTCTCCGACGCGCCGTCGACCGATTCGTCGATCGTGGCGGCCTGGTGGCTGGCGACGAGCGGCTGATGGCCGGCGAGGCGGGCTTCGATCAAACAGCGCTTATCGTTGTCGGCGCCCTTGGGGCCGTTGACGTCGGCCAGGTGGACGTCGACGCGGGTGATCTGCTCGCCGTACCG includes:
- the argC gene encoding N-acetyl-gamma-glutamyl-phosphate reductase, with amino-acid sequence MAEPVGVAVVGASGYAARELIQILLKHPGVRVTVATSRQDESPRLDAIHPSLAKRIDLACEPFDADRVAERAQFAFLALPHTASMAVVPSLRERGVKVIDLSADYRLTDAQVYEDWYGHAHTDADGLKSAVYGLPELFRSQIPAADLIANPGCYTSTSILALAPLVAEGLIERTGVIIDAKSGVSGAGRSPKLGTHFPECNESFSAYNVGRHRHTPEIDQILTTAGGEGEAVEVIFTPHLVPMDRGIFATIYARPIKPAVEHDLLELYRSFYADSPFVRVINHLPATKDSAFTNFCDITVRVVRGRIVVLACLDNLIKGASGVAVQNLNLMLGAPETTALF
- a CDS encoding ankyrin repeat domain-containing protein, translating into MGISSTALTFLLAVGFTITSLLAAAYFFRSSIRRWIVPASCLAFLGLSALFVRHLYQAFWLDERLFIAAVEGDVGRIKSLLAAGADPNATWEDGTSALEAARHTGSKEVVEILRRAGAIEQPGNRAGQAIGLSVFDAPSPRAADAEPASGRLRRSGTVPLLVEPAPTAR
- a CDS encoding DUF1493 family protein translates to MSNPNNSECDDLEEVVRAFVGEQMPWINSAVKINCDLISESKIYGDDVCEFIVDFSRRFNVDISEFRWERHTSPEGCTLLWMIFTSWRPQKHVPIRLLDLIDSARAGKWRVGETESL
- a CDS encoding zinc-dependent alcohol dehydrogenase family protein translates to MSDAASRPINQALWYRRFGPPRDVLALEAAELAPLTPCRVRVRMLAAPINPSDLIPITGAYRHRVVPPRVAGYEGCGIVVEAGDRALLNRRVLPLRGEGTWQQFVQADRESIIPVPDDVPDSLAARAYINPLAALLMLEGWPVTGRRVLLTAAGSTCGRLLGAWAVAAGAAEVFAVHRSPVHAEALAALGLSPVRQDDRTLAAVAAKADVSFDAVGGRLAETLLAAMPRDAALVSYGLLSGEPFLPIATGPTVHRFHLRDRLEAVPSGTWRGWFQRLWPLLRLAPIPDVRPFPLADWRAALAAFEEPGRSSKPMFTFPDPALGDESQMDRLISP
- a CDS encoding HPF/RaiA family ribosome-associated protein; protein product: MQIHVLTDNHIQGSERLVEEISQGLVSTLQRYGEQITRVDVHLADVNGPKGADNDKRCLIEARLAGHQPLVASHQAATIDESVDGASEKIFRIIESTIGRLHMQKGPQTSAGGDQVI